From the genome of Chania multitudinisentens RB-25, one region includes:
- a CDS encoding LysR family transcriptional regulator: MDHIQAMRIFTRIVELGSFSRAAEHLQLPRATVSNTLKRLEQRLGVRLLLRTTRQVHITAEGTLYYQRCLQLLDALEEADTLFHHHKLQPAGKVRIDMPHSLAREIVIPALKDFYQRYPEIELALGANDTHVNLLREGVDCVLRAWETADDTLVARRIAQMPQLTCASPAYLRAFGVPQSIDELHHHQAVGYFSFTSNRSYPLEFCRNGSVELRELPSKLSVSGADAYTSACRAGMGLIQGARYSLVPWLKTGEMVEVLAATPPPPMPIYIMYPPGRFLAPRVRVLIDWLIVLFDRYEKH, encoded by the coding sequence ATGGATCATATTCAAGCCATGCGGATCTTTACCCGTATCGTGGAACTGGGTAGCTTCAGCCGCGCAGCCGAACACCTGCAACTGCCGCGCGCCACGGTCAGTAATACGCTGAAACGCCTGGAACAGCGGCTCGGTGTGCGCTTGTTACTACGCACAACGCGGCAGGTGCACATCACCGCAGAAGGTACGCTGTACTATCAGCGGTGCCTACAACTGCTGGATGCGCTGGAAGAAGCCGATACATTATTCCACCACCACAAACTGCAACCGGCGGGCAAAGTACGCATCGATATGCCCCACTCGCTGGCGCGGGAAATCGTTATCCCTGCCTTGAAAGATTTTTACCAACGTTACCCGGAGATTGAGCTGGCGCTGGGAGCCAACGACACGCATGTCAACCTGCTGCGTGAAGGTGTAGATTGCGTACTGCGTGCCTGGGAAACCGCAGATGATACGCTGGTTGCCCGGCGTATCGCCCAAATGCCACAGCTGACCTGTGCCTCGCCCGCCTATCTACGGGCATTTGGTGTACCGCAGTCCATCGACGAACTACACCACCACCAAGCCGTGGGCTATTTTTCATTTACCAGCAACCGTAGCTACCCACTGGAGTTTTGCCGCAACGGCAGCGTTGAATTACGCGAGTTGCCAAGCAAATTAAGCGTCAGCGGGGCCGATGCCTATACCAGCGCTTGCCGCGCAGGAATGGGGTTGATTCAAGGTGCCCGCTACTCACTGGTCCCTTGGTTGAAAACGGGTGAAATGGTGGAAGTCTTAGCCGCCACGCCACCGCCGCCGATGCCAATCTACATCATGTATCCCCCAGGCCGTTTCCTCGCGCCACGCGTCAGGGTATTGATTGATTGGCTGATTGTCTTATTTGATCGTTATGAAAAACACTGA
- a CDS encoding DUF1435 family protein: MIAVIIAVCGLGIVGGYLGKRLASAWGVLLPCTLMLLLALIGLNMMQLRTMIAIAMLVTLVMLFNSRWRHYLLLPSFMALAGGVAAISLHFNVN; the protein is encoded by the coding sequence ATGATTGCTGTGATAATCGCCGTATGCGGGTTGGGGATCGTGGGTGGGTACCTGGGTAAGCGCCTTGCCAGCGCCTGGGGAGTATTATTGCCCTGCACCCTGATGTTGCTGCTGGCTTTGATTGGCCTCAATATGATGCAGCTGCGTACCATGATTGCTATTGCCATGCTGGTTACGTTGGTGATGTTGTTCAACAGCCGCTGGCGCCATTATCTGCTGTTGCCTTCTTTTATGGCATTAGCCGGCGGGGTGGCTGCAATCAGCCTGCATTTCAACGTTAACTGA
- the ampH gene encoding D-alanyl-D-alanine-carboxypeptidase/endopeptidase AmpH produces MKTSFSAVLLALGLCATPLFGQAAAPQLTSQIVDQYAEHIFFNSGATGMALVVIDNNQVVNRSFGDTKPGNNLRPRPDSLIRIASITKLMTSEVMVKMAAEGKIKLTDPLRKYAPKGAYVPSYNARQPITLLNLATHTSSLPREHPGKKPPKTPVFTWPTKAQRWQWLAHATITVPPGVRAAYSNLAYDLLADALSRAAGKPYNALLREKITAPLGMVDTTLTPSLEQCSRLMVAATGPSSCRDTTAAAGSGGVYSTPRDMQRWMQQFLSSNASGARKPTAMSEQTMYFQRKDLVSLKGMDVPGEAAALGLGWVYMAPKDGLPGIIQKTGGGGGFITYMAMVPQKNIGVFVVVTRSELTKFVNMSDPVNRLVGDLVANKG; encoded by the coding sequence TTGAAGACCTCATTCTCCGCTGTATTACTGGCATTGGGCCTGTGTGCCACACCGCTGTTCGGCCAAGCCGCAGCCCCTCAATTGACCTCACAGATTGTCGATCAATACGCCGAACATATTTTTTTCAATAGCGGCGCAACCGGTATGGCGCTGGTGGTGATCGATAATAATCAGGTGGTCAACCGCAGTTTTGGCGATACCAAACCGGGCAACAATCTGCGTCCACGCCCAGACTCGCTGATCCGTATTGCTTCCATCACCAAGCTGATGACCAGCGAAGTGATGGTCAAAATGGCGGCGGAAGGCAAAATAAAGCTTACCGATCCGCTGCGGAAATATGCCCCCAAAGGCGCTTATGTTCCCTCTTATAATGCACGCCAACCTATTACCCTGCTGAATCTGGCTACCCATACCAGTTCCCTGCCTCGTGAACACCCCGGTAAGAAACCGCCCAAAACGCCGGTGTTTACCTGGCCAACCAAGGCTCAGCGCTGGCAGTGGCTGGCACACGCCACTATCACCGTGCCACCGGGCGTGCGGGCCGCCTACTCCAATCTGGCCTACGATCTGCTGGCCGATGCGTTATCACGCGCCGCAGGCAAACCCTACAACGCCTTGCTGCGGGAGAAAATTACCGCTCCGTTAGGCATGGTGGACACTACGCTGACGCCCAGCCTCGAACAGTGCTCACGGTTGATGGTGGCAGCCACTGGGCCAAGCTCCTGCCGTGATACTACGGCGGCCGCAGGCAGCGGCGGTGTTTATTCAACCCCACGTGATATGCAGCGTTGGATGCAGCAGTTCCTTTCTTCCAACGCCAGCGGTGCGCGCAAACCCACAGCGATGAGTGAGCAAACCATGTATTTTCAGCGTAAGGATCTGGTTTCGCTGAAAGGGATGGATGTTCCCGGCGAAGCCGCTGCTTTGGGGCTGGGTTGGGTGTATATGGCACCGAAAGATGGCCTGCCGGGTATCATTCAGAAAACCGGCGGCGGCGGTGGTTTTATTACCTATATGGCGATGGTGCCGCAGAAAAATATCGGCGTATTCGTGGTAGTGACCCGCTCAGAGCTGACCAAGTTCGTCAATATGAGCGATCCGGTTAACCGGCTGGTCGGCGATCTGGTGGCCAATAAAGGCTGA
- the hpaC gene encoding 4-hydroxyphenylacetate 3-monooxygenase, reductase component, which yields MSQENEHRLRFRDAMASLPAAVNIITTDGPAGRCGITATAVCSVTDTPPTLLVCINRNSAMNPVFQQNGRLCINVLNHKQEQMARHFAGMTDICMEDRFRVEEWYCGMLGLPVLRHTLTSLAGEIEQIQSIGTHQVYLVQIKQIALSEADNGLIYFKRNFHSLMQEIAAV from the coding sequence ATGTCTCAGGAAAATGAACATCGCCTGCGTTTTCGTGACGCAATGGCCAGTCTGCCCGCCGCGGTGAATATCATCACCACCGACGGCCCGGCAGGGCGCTGCGGTATCACCGCCACGGCGGTCTGTTCGGTAACGGATACCCCGCCAACGCTGCTGGTATGCATCAATCGTAACAGTGCCATGAACCCGGTCTTTCAGCAGAATGGCCGGCTGTGTATCAATGTGCTGAATCATAAACAAGAGCAGATGGCACGCCATTTTGCTGGCATGACCGATATCTGTATGGAAGATCGTTTTCGGGTGGAGGAGTGGTACTGCGGTATGCTTGGCCTGCCGGTGCTGCGCCATACGCTAACCAGCCTGGCCGGGGAGATCGAACAGATCCAGAGTATCGGCACTCATCAGGTGTATCTGGTGCAGATCAAACAGATTGCGCTTAGCGAGGCAGACAATGGCCTGATCTACTTTAAACGCAATTTTCATTCGCTGATGCAGGAGATAGCAGCGGTGTAA
- the hpaB gene encoding 4-hydroxyphenylacetate 3-monooxygenase, oxygenase component yields MKPEDFRADSKRPFTGAEYLSSLKDSREVYIYGERVKDVTTHPAFRNSAASVGQLYDALHAPASHDRLCWNTDTGNGGYTHKFFRYARGPEEMRQQRDAIADWSRQSYGWMGRTPDYKAAFGCALGAYPEFYGQFADNARHWYQRIQETGLYFNHAIVNPPIDRHKPADEVKDVYIQVEKETDAGIIVSGAKVVATNSALTHYNFIGFGSAQVMGDNPDFALMFVAPMDAAGVKLISRASYELVAGLTGSPFDYPLSSRFDENDAILVMDHVLIPWENVLIYRDFDRCRRWSTQGGFARLFPLQACVRLAVKMDFITALLQKSLECTGVLEFRGVQADLGEVVAWRNLFWSLSDAMCAEATPWENGAYLPDTAALQTYRVMAPMAYAKVKNIIESNVTSGLIYLPSSVRDMHNPEINKYLAQYVRGSNGMDHVERIKILKLMWDAIGSEFGGRHELYEINYAGSQDEIRLQCLRHAQNSGAMGQMMQMVDKCLSDYDQHGWKVPHLHNNTDIDRLDTLLK; encoded by the coding sequence ATGAAACCAGAAGACTTTCGTGCCGACAGCAAGCGCCCGTTTACCGGCGCAGAATACCTGAGTAGCCTGAAAGACAGCCGTGAAGTTTATATCTACGGCGAACGGGTCAAGGATGTCACCACCCACCCGGCATTCCGTAACTCCGCGGCTTCTGTTGGCCAGCTTTACGATGCGTTGCACGCTCCTGCCAGCCACGATCGCCTGTGCTGGAATACCGACACTGGTAACGGTGGCTATACCCATAAATTCTTCCGCTATGCCCGTGGCCCAGAAGAAATGCGCCAGCAGCGTGATGCCATCGCCGACTGGTCGCGCCAGAGCTATGGCTGGATGGGGCGCACGCCGGACTACAAAGCGGCCTTTGGCTGCGCGTTGGGAGCCTATCCTGAGTTTTATGGTCAGTTTGCTGACAATGCGCGCCATTGGTATCAGCGTATTCAGGAAACCGGCCTGTACTTTAATCATGCCATCGTCAACCCGCCGATCGATCGCCATAAACCGGCTGACGAGGTAAAAGATGTCTATATCCAGGTTGAGAAAGAAACCGATGCCGGGATTATTGTCAGCGGTGCGAAGGTGGTGGCGACCAACTCGGCGCTGACCCACTACAATTTTATCGGTTTTGGCTCGGCGCAGGTGATGGGGGATAACCCGGATTTTGCGCTGATGTTTGTGGCACCGATGGATGCCGCAGGCGTGAAACTGATTTCCCGTGCTTCTTACGAATTGGTGGCTGGCCTCACCGGCTCGCCGTTTGATTATCCGCTTTCCAGCCGTTTTGACGAGAACGATGCGATCCTGGTGATGGATCATGTGCTGATCCCGTGGGAGAACGTGCTGATCTACCGCGATTTTGACCGCTGCCGCCGCTGGAGCACCCAAGGAGGCTTTGCCCGGCTGTTCCCGCTGCAAGCCTGTGTACGCCTGGCAGTGAAAATGGACTTTATCACCGCGTTATTGCAAAAGAGCCTGGAATGTACCGGCGTGCTGGAGTTCCGTGGGGTGCAGGCCGATCTCGGCGAGGTGGTGGCTTGGCGCAACCTGTTCTGGTCGCTGAGTGATGCCATGTGTGCCGAAGCAACCCCGTGGGAAAACGGGGCTTATCTGCCGGACACCGCTGCGCTGCAAACCTATCGTGTGATGGCGCCAATGGCCTATGCGAAGGTGAAAAATATCATCGAAAGCAATGTGACCAGCGGGCTGATTTACCTGCCTTCCAGCGTGCGTGATATGCACAACCCGGAAATCAATAAGTATCTGGCACAGTATGTACGCGGCTCCAACGGTATGGATCATGTGGAACGCATCAAGATCCTCAAGCTGATGTGGGACGCCATCGGCAGTGAATTTGGGGGCCGCCATGAGCTGTATGAAATCAACTATGCCGGGAGCCAGGATGAAATCCGCCTGCAATGCCTGCGCCATGCGCAAAATTCCGGGGCGATGGGGCAGATGATGCAGATGGTTGACAAATGCTTGTCCGACTACGACCAGCATGGCTGGAAAGTACCGCACCTGCACAACAACACCGATATCGATCGGTTAGATACATTGCTGAAGTAA
- the hpaA gene encoding 4-hydroxyphenylacetate catabolism regulatory protein HpaA gives MQKNASFIANLDICKEYDARYATDEVHYETFAGLAAFFGRDMQVHWHESFFQVHFLETGQIELQLDDQQYSVQAPLFILTPPSVPHTFFTEPDSDGHVLTVRQELIWPVLERLYPGSNLALEMPGICLSLADAPQELAALSHYWALIRREFSQKMVGREQTLMLLAQAVFTLLLRNTSLEDQAASGMRSELKLFQRFNKMVDERFREHLSVPEYAQVLGVTESRLNDLCRRFANRPPKRLIFDRLLREAKRMLLFSACTVHETAYSLGFKDPAYFARFFNRLEGCSPSAYRAR, from the coding sequence GTGCAGAAAAATGCCAGCTTTATTGCCAATCTTGATATTTGCAAAGAGTATGACGCACGTTATGCCACTGATGAAGTGCACTATGAAACCTTCGCGGGCCTGGCGGCGTTTTTTGGCCGTGACATGCAGGTACATTGGCATGAAAGCTTTTTCCAGGTGCATTTTCTGGAAACCGGCCAAATAGAATTGCAGCTTGACGATCAACAATATTCGGTACAGGCCCCGCTGTTCATTCTCACGCCCCCCTCTGTACCCCATACCTTTTTTACCGAACCAGACAGCGATGGGCACGTGCTGACGGTGCGGCAGGAGCTGATCTGGCCGGTGCTGGAGCGGTTATATCCGGGCAGCAATCTGGCGCTGGAAATGCCGGGAATTTGCCTGTCACTGGCCGATGCGCCACAGGAGTTGGCGGCGCTCAGCCATTACTGGGCGTTAATTCGCCGTGAGTTCAGCCAAAAAATGGTTGGCCGGGAGCAAACGCTGATGTTGTTGGCCCAGGCGGTTTTTACGCTGTTACTGCGCAATACTTCGCTGGAGGATCAGGCGGCCAGTGGCATGCGCAGTGAACTGAAACTGTTTCAGCGTTTCAACAAGATGGTGGATGAACGGTTCCGCGAGCACCTGTCGGTGCCGGAATATGCTCAGGTGCTGGGCGTAACGGAATCGCGCCTGAATGATTTGTGCCGCCGTTTTGCCAATCGGCCGCCGAAACGTTTGATCTTCGATCGCCTGCTGCGTGAGGCGAAACGTATGCTGCTGTTTAGCGCTTGTACGGTGCATGAAACGGCCTACAGCCTAGGGTTTAAAGATCCCGCCTATTTCGCCCGCTTTTTCAACCGGTTAGAAGGTTGTTCACCTTCTGCTTATCGTGCCCGGTAA
- the hpaX gene encoding 4-hydroxyphenylacetate permease has protein sequence MNNVDSLEPLNPAQQHKALTAAEQSVIKKLFRRLIVFLFVLFVFSFLDRINIGFAGLTMGKDLGLSSTMFGLAATLFYVTYVLFGIPSNMMLSIVGARRWIATIMVLWGIASTCTMFATGPTSLYILRMIVGITEAGFLPGILVYLTYWFPAFYRARANALFMIAMPVTMALGSLVSGYILAMDGMLNLKGWQWLFLLEGIPSIILGVVVWFYLDDTPAKAKWLTDEEKSSLKAMMEADKLQLVQPDGPRSHRAMQQRSLWREVLTPIVLMYTLAYFCLTNTLSAINIWTPQILQSFNQGSSNIVIGILAAIPQICTIAGMIWWSKRSDRLQERKHHTALPYLFAAAGWLLASATNHSMIQLLGIVMASVGSFTAMAIFWTTPDQSISLEARAVGIAVINATGNIGSAVSPLLIGWFKDATGSFNSGLYFVSALLIIGAVLVWRIPMKDSRPRATP, from the coding sequence ATGAACAACGTCGATTCACTGGAGCCACTCAACCCGGCCCAGCAACATAAAGCGTTAACCGCCGCCGAGCAATCGGTGATTAAAAAGTTATTTCGGCGCCTGATTGTTTTCTTGTTCGTACTGTTTGTTTTTTCGTTTCTTGATCGCATCAACATCGGGTTTGCCGGTTTGACCATGGGGAAGGATCTCGGCCTGAGCTCCACCATGTTCGGCTTGGCTGCAACGCTGTTTTATGTCACCTACGTGCTGTTTGGTATCCCCAGTAACATGATGCTGAGCATCGTGGGGGCACGGCGTTGGATCGCCACCATTATGGTGCTGTGGGGCATTGCCTCCACCTGTACCATGTTCGCGACCGGGCCAACCAGCCTTTATATCTTACGTATGATCGTCGGTATCACCGAAGCGGGTTTCCTGCCGGGGATTCTGGTATATCTCACCTATTGGTTCCCGGCATTTTATCGCGCTCGGGCCAATGCGCTGTTTATGATCGCCATGCCGGTGACCATGGCGTTGGGCTCGCTGGTATCCGGTTATATTCTGGCGATGGATGGGATGCTGAACCTTAAGGGCTGGCAGTGGCTGTTCCTGCTGGAAGGTATCCCCTCCATCATTCTGGGCGTGGTGGTGTGGTTCTATCTTGACGATACGCCCGCCAAAGCCAAATGGCTGACCGACGAAGAAAAAAGCAGCCTGAAAGCGATGATGGAAGCAGACAAGCTGCAACTGGTGCAGCCAGACGGGCCGCGCAGCCACCGGGCCATGCAGCAGCGCAGCCTGTGGCGTGAAGTGCTGACGCCGATTGTGCTGATGTATACGTTGGCCTATTTCTGCCTGACCAATACCCTGAGCGCCATTAATATCTGGACGCCACAGATCCTGCAAAGCTTTAACCAGGGCAGTAGCAACATTGTGATCGGCATTCTGGCAGCCATTCCGCAAATCTGTACCATTGCCGGTATGATTTGGTGGAGTAAACGTTCGGATCGGTTGCAGGAGCGCAAACATCACACGGCATTGCCTTATCTGTTCGCCGCCGCCGGCTGGCTGCTGGCTTCGGCCACCAATCACAGCATGATCCAGCTGTTGGGGATTGTGATGGCGTCAGTGGGTTCATTCACGGCAATGGCGATCTTCTGGACGACACCGGATCAATCGATCAGCCTGGAGGCGCGTGCGGTAGGGATTGCGGTGATCAATGCCACCGGCAACATCGGTTCGGCGGTCAGCCCACTGCTGATTGGCTGGTTCAAGGATGCCACCGGCAGCTTCAACTCCGGGCTGTATTTTGTCTCGGCGTTGCTGATTATCGGTGCGGTGTTGGTCTGGCGTATCCCGATGAAGGATTCACGGCCGCGTGCCACACCTTAA
- the hpaI gene encoding 4-hydroxy-2-oxoheptanedioate aldolase → MLTNSFKQALQEKRPQIGLWLGLCSSYSAELLAGAGFDWLLIDGEHAPNNVQTVLGQLQAVAPYPSQPVVRPAWNDAVLIKQLLDVGVQTLLIPMIQNAEQAQAAVRATRYPPQGIRGVGSALARASRWNRIPDYLQQADSQMCVLVQIETREAVSNLDAILQVEGVDGVFIGPADLSADMGFAGNPQHPEVQRAIDDAIARIRAAGKAPGILTAQPALAEHYLESGALFVAVGVDTTLLARAAESLASRFKQDKPTLQPPSVY, encoded by the coding sequence ATGCTAACTAACTCATTCAAACAGGCGCTACAGGAAAAACGCCCGCAAATCGGCCTGTGGCTGGGGCTATGCAGCAGCTACAGTGCCGAGCTGCTGGCCGGTGCCGGGTTCGACTGGCTGCTGATTGACGGTGAACATGCGCCAAACAACGTGCAAACGGTGCTCGGCCAGTTGCAGGCAGTAGCGCCCTATCCCAGCCAACCGGTGGTGCGCCCGGCCTGGAATGATGCCGTGCTGATCAAACAACTGCTGGATGTTGGTGTACAAACTTTGCTGATCCCGATGATCCAGAATGCTGAACAGGCACAGGCAGCGGTACGCGCCACCCGTTACCCACCGCAGGGCATCCGCGGCGTGGGCAGTGCGTTGGCGCGCGCCTCACGCTGGAACCGGATACCCGATTATCTGCAACAGGCAGACAGCCAAATGTGTGTGCTGGTGCAGATCGAAACCCGTGAAGCGGTGAGTAATCTGGATGCCATTTTGCAGGTAGAAGGGGTAGATGGGGTATTTATCGGCCCGGCGGACTTGAGCGCTGATATGGGGTTTGCGGGCAATCCGCAGCACCCCGAAGTGCAGCGGGCAATTGATGATGCCATTGCGCGTATCCGTGCTGCGGGTAAAGCCCCGGGGATCCTGACGGCTCAGCCAGCGTTGGCAGAGCATTATCTGGAATCTGGTGCATTGTTTGTTGCCGTAGGGGTGGACACCACGTTGCTGGCACGGGCGGCGGAATCCCTGGCCAGCCGTTTCAAGCAGGATAAACCCACACTGCAACCCCCGAGCGTCTATTAA
- the hpaH gene encoding 2-oxo-hept-4-ene-1,7-dioate hydratase — MLDQDVLSRAVQRLHQAEQNREQIRALSLDHPEITIEDAYAIQRQWVELKIAEGRTLKGHKIGLTSRAMQVSSQITEPDYGALLDDMFFNDGSDIPFERFIVPRVEVELAFVLAKPLRGPNCTLFDVYNATDYVIPALEIIDARSHNVDPQTQRPRKVFDTISDNAANAGVVMGGRPIKPDALDLRWIAALLYRNGVIEESGVAAAVLNHPANGVAWLANKLFPYDVELKAGQIILGGSFTRPVPARRGDTFHADYGPMGCISCRFV; from the coding sequence ATGCTGGATCAAGACGTACTGAGCCGAGCCGTGCAGCGCCTGCATCAGGCGGAACAGAACCGGGAGCAGATTCGCGCGTTGTCGCTGGATCACCCGGAAATCACCATCGAAGATGCCTACGCCATCCAGCGCCAGTGGGTTGAGCTGAAGATTGCCGAAGGGCGCACCTTGAAAGGCCACAAGATTGGTCTGACTTCGCGCGCCATGCAGGTCAGTTCGCAGATCACCGAACCGGATTATGGAGCGCTGCTGGACGATATGTTCTTCAACGACGGCAGCGATATTCCTTTCGAACGCTTTATCGTGCCGCGCGTGGAAGTTGAACTGGCATTTGTGCTGGCGAAACCGCTGCGCGGGCCAAACTGCACCCTGTTTGATGTGTATAACGCCACGGACTATGTGATTCCGGCATTGGAGATTATCGATGCGCGCAGCCACAACGTCGATCCACAAACCCAGCGGCCGCGTAAGGTGTTTGACACCATTTCTGACAATGCGGCCAACGCGGGCGTGGTGATGGGGGGGCGGCCAATCAAGCCGGATGCGCTGGATCTGCGCTGGATAGCTGCGTTGCTGTATCGCAACGGCGTGATTGAAGAATCCGGCGTGGCGGCGGCGGTGCTGAATCATCCGGCCAACGGTGTGGCCTGGCTCGCCAATAAGCTGTTCCCGTATGACGTGGAACTGAAGGCTGGGCAGATCATCCTCGGGGGCTCTTTTACCCGGCCAGTGCCTGCACGGCGCGGTGATACTTTCCATGCCGATTACGGCCCGATGGGCTGCATCAGCTGCCGGTTTGTTTAA
- a CDS encoding 5-carboxymethyl-2-hydroxymuconate Delta-isomerase → MPHFYAECTDNIRREADLPALFAKVHHALAETGIFPLAGIRSRAIWLDTWQMADGKQNYAFVHMTLKIGHGRSLESRQQVAEMLFILIKDHFSVLMANRYLALSFTLEELDPVLNYKQNNVHALFSKAKD, encoded by the coding sequence ATGCCCCATTTTTACGCTGAATGTACCGACAACATCCGCCGTGAGGCGGATTTACCCGCGCTGTTTGCCAAAGTGCACCACGCGCTGGCAGAAACCGGCATTTTCCCGCTGGCGGGCATCCGCAGCCGGGCGATCTGGCTGGATACCTGGCAAATGGCCGATGGCAAACAGAATTATGCCTTTGTGCATATGACGTTGAAGATTGGCCACGGGCGCAGCCTGGAAAGCCGTCAGCAGGTGGCAGAAATGCTGTTTATCCTGATCAAGGATCACTTTTCCGTGTTGATGGCTAACCGTTATCTGGCGCTTTCTTTCACCCTGGAAGAATTAGATCCCGTGCTGAACTACAAGCAAAACAACGTTCATGCGTTGTTTAGTAAAGCGAAAGACTGA
- the hpaD gene encoding 3,4-dihydroxyphenylacetate 2,3-dioxygenase — protein MGKLALAAKITHVPSMYLSELPGKHQGCRQAAIDGHKEIGARCRELGVDTIIVFDTHWLVNSAYHINCTEHFKGVYTSNELPHFIRDMTYEYDGNPQLGHLIADEACTLGVRAKAHEIPSLELEYGTLVPMRYMNSDRHFKVVSISAFCTVHDFADSRRLGEAIKTAIEKYDGTVAVLASGSLSHRFIDDQRAEQGMNSYTREFDHQMDERVVKLWAEGRFPEFCEMLPEYANYCFGEGNMHDTVMLLGLLGWDKYQGQVEFVTPLFASSGTGQVNAVFPLPAEA, from the coding sequence ATGGGTAAGTTAGCATTAGCCGCAAAAATAACACATGTTCCATCAATGTATCTTTCTGAACTGCCGGGTAAGCACCAAGGCTGCCGCCAGGCGGCGATTGATGGGCACAAAGAGATCGGCGCACGCTGCCGTGAACTGGGCGTCGATACCATCATTGTGTTCGATACCCACTGGCTGGTAAACAGCGCTTATCACATCAACTGCACCGAGCACTTCAAAGGGGTATATACCAGCAACGAATTGCCGCACTTCATCCGTGATATGACCTATGAGTACGACGGCAACCCGCAATTGGGGCACTTGATCGCTGATGAAGCCTGCACACTGGGGGTGCGCGCCAAGGCGCACGAGATCCCCAGCCTGGAGCTGGAATACGGCACACTGGTGCCGATGCGTTATATGAACAGCGATCGGCATTTCAAGGTGGTTTCCATCTCAGCATTCTGCACCGTGCATGATTTCGCCGACAGCCGCCGCTTGGGCGAAGCGATCAAAACCGCGATTGAGAAATACGATGGCACCGTGGCGGTGTTGGCCAGCGGTTCGCTTTCCCACCGTTTTATTGACGATCAGCGGGCCGAACAGGGCATGAACAGTTATACCCGTGAGTTCGACCACCAAATGGATGAACGCGTTGTGAAACTGTGGGCAGAAGGGCGTTTCCCTGAGTTTTGTGAAATGTTGCCGGAATACGCCAACTACTGCTTTGGCGAAGGCAACATGCACGACACCGTCATGCTGCTGGGCTTGTTGGGCTGGGACAAATATCAAGGCCAGGTGGAGTTTGTTACCCCACTGTTTGCCAGCTCCGGCACTGGGCAGGTTAATGCGGTGTTCCCATTACCGGCTGAAGCCTGA